A section of the Callospermophilus lateralis isolate mCalLat2 chromosome 16, mCalLat2.hap1, whole genome shotgun sequence genome encodes:
- the LOC143382088 gene encoding transforming protein RhoA-like isoform X3 — MTALRKKLVIVGDGACGKTCLLIVFSKDQFPEAYMPTVFENYVADIEVDGKQEPVKPEEGRDMANRIGAFGYLECSAKTKDGVREIFVMATRAALQVRRGKKKSGCLVL; from the exons ATGACTGCCCTCAGGAAGAAGCTGGTGATCGTTGGGGATGGAGCCTGTGGCAAGACATGCTTGCTCATAGTGTTCAGCAAGGACCAGTTCCCAGAAGCCTATATGCCCACGGTGTTTGAGAACTACGTGGCGGACATCGAAGTGGACGGGAAGCAG GAGCCCGTGAAACCCGAAGAAGGCAGAGACATGGCCAACAGGATCGGCGCCTTCGGGTACCTGGAGTGTTCCGCAAAGACCAAAGACGGAGTGAGGGAGATTTTTGTGATGGCCACGAGAGCTGCTCTGCAAGTCCGGCGCGGGAAGAAAAAATCCGGGTGCCTGGTCTTGTGA
- the LOC143382088 gene encoding transforming protein RhoA-like isoform X2 — translation MTALRKKLVIVGDGACGKTCLLIVFSKDQFPEAYMPTVFENYVEDYDRLRPLSYPDTDVILMCFAIDSPESLENISEKWTPEVKHFCPSVPIILIGNKKDLRNDEHTRRELAKMKQEPVKPEEGRDMANRIGAFGYLECSAKTKDGVREIFVMATRAALQVRRGKKKSGCLVL, via the exons ATGACTGCCCTCAGGAAGAAGCTGGTGATCGTTGGGGATGGAGCCTGTGGCAAGACATGCTTGCTCATAGTGTTCAGCAAGGACCAGTTCCCAGAAGCCTATATGCCCACGGTGTTTGAGAACTACGTG GAAGACTACGACCGCCTGAGGCCCCTCTCCTACCCGGACACCGACGTTATCCTGATGTGTTTCGCCATCGACAGCCCAGAGAGTCTGGAAAACATCTCCGAAAAATGGACCCCAGAAGTCAAGCACTTCTGCCCCAGCGTACCCATTATCTTGATTGGGAATAAGAAGGATCTGCGCAACGATGAGCACACGCGGAGGGAGTTGGCCAAGATGAAGCAGGAGCCCGTGAAACCCGAAGAAGGCAGAGACATGGCCAACAGGATCGGCGCCTTCGGGTACCTGGAGTGTTCCGCAAAGACCAAAGACGGAGTGAGGGAGATTTTTGTGATGGCCACGAGAGCTGCTCTGCAAGTCCGGCGCGGGAAGAAAAAATCCGGGTGCCTGGTCTTGTGA
- the LOC143382088 gene encoding transforming protein RhoA-like isoform X1: protein MTALRKKLVIVGDGACGKTCLLIVFSKDQFPEAYMPTVFENYVADIEVDGKQVELALWDTAGQEDYDRLRPLSYPDTDVILMCFAIDSPESLENISEKWTPEVKHFCPSVPIILIGNKKDLRNDEHTRRELAKMKQEPVKPEEGRDMANRIGAFGYLECSAKTKDGVREIFVMATRAALQVRRGKKKSGCLVL, encoded by the coding sequence ATGACTGCCCTCAGGAAGAAGCTGGTGATCGTTGGGGATGGAGCCTGTGGCAAGACATGCTTGCTCATAGTGTTCAGCAAGGACCAGTTCCCAGAAGCCTATATGCCCACGGTGTTTGAGAACTACGTGGCGGACATCGAAGTGGACGGGAAGCAGGTGGAGCTGGCTCTGTGGGACACGGCGGGGCAGGAAGACTACGACCGCCTGAGGCCCCTCTCCTACCCGGACACCGACGTTATCCTGATGTGTTTCGCCATCGACAGCCCAGAGAGTCTGGAAAACATCTCCGAAAAATGGACCCCAGAAGTCAAGCACTTCTGCCCCAGCGTACCCATTATCTTGATTGGGAATAAGAAGGATCTGCGCAACGATGAGCACACGCGGAGGGAGTTGGCCAAGATGAAGCAGGAGCCCGTGAAACCCGAAGAAGGCAGAGACATGGCCAACAGGATCGGCGCCTTCGGGTACCTGGAGTGTTCCGCAAAGACCAAAGACGGAGTGAGGGAGATTTTTGTGATGGCCACGAGAGCTGCTCTGCAAGTCCGGCGCGGGAAGAAAAAATCCGGGTGCCTGGTCTTGTGA
- the LOC143382088 gene encoding ras-like GTP-binding protein Rho1 isoform X4 has product MTALRKKLVIVGDGACGKTCLLIVFSKDQFPEAYMPTVFENYVADIEVDGKQRVWKTSPKNGPQKSSTSAPAYPLS; this is encoded by the exons ATGACTGCCCTCAGGAAGAAGCTGGTGATCGTTGGGGATGGAGCCTGTGGCAAGACATGCTTGCTCATAGTGTTCAGCAAGGACCAGTTCCCAGAAGCCTATATGCCCACGGTGTTTGAGAACTACGTGGCGGACATCGAAGTGGACGGGAAGCAG AGAGTCTGGAAAACATCTCCGAAAAATGGACCCCAGAAGTCAAGCACTTCTGCCCCAGCGTACCCATTATCTTGA